Proteins encoded in a region of the Pelmatolapia mariae isolate MD_Pm_ZW linkage group LG16_19, Pm_UMD_F_2, whole genome shotgun sequence genome:
- the pacc1 gene encoding proton-activated chloride channel — translation MLRKGRSLSYQEFNDEDDDDDGGGEEEDEDEGNAPSPVFFDDTTEDPEHEKPDSSISQSTQDDVRGTNPPMRFSKTCLKNFFTVVLIFIYLLLTAVAAFLAYQTISDFLEKLNNPVMSVIYKEVDSFSPPGIALYPGKAQLLSCKHHYHDYIPPLVDPGKPQEVDCNTKEVTYFGPFANETEKKALVVRGPSDVRNKELIFMQFSRNETEEDFSAITYMLFAKFSDLIDSANKSEFMRDCERNYSMWTFSGGFRTWVKMSLLTTSGVKNEAVEFRQESSVVKFNDKRPEGAQTDQLYFAVFEWRDPFMQEIRLIVTANAWSSIAILCGVFMALFKAANFAKLTIKWTIKMRKRHLRNKSRELNNVT, via the exons TTCAATGacgaggatgatgatgatgacggggggggagaggaagaagatgaagatgaaggcaACGCACCGTCTCCAGTCTTTTTTGATGATACCACTGAAGACCCGGAGCATGAGAAGCCTGATAGCAGCATCTCACAAAGCA CACAGGATGACGTTAGGGGGACCAATCCACCTATGAGATTCAGTAAAACCTGTCTGAAGAACTTCTTCACGGTGGTGCTCATCTTCATCTACCTGCTGCTGACTGCGGTGGCAGCATTCCTGGCCTACCAGACGATCTCTGACTTCTTGGAGAAACTAAACAACCCCGTTATGTCCGTCATTTACAAAGAGGTTGACTCATTTTCACCTCCTG GCATAGCTCTGTACCCTGGCAAAGCCCAGCTGCTCAGCTGTAAACATCACTACCATGACTACATCCCACCTTTAGTGGACCCCGGCAAGCCTCAAGAAGTAGACTGTAACACAAAAGAAGTGACCTACTTTGGGCCATTCGCGAACGAAACAGAG AAAAAAGCTCTGGTGGTCCGCGGGCCATCTGACGTCCGTAACAAAGAACTGATCTTCATGCAGTTCAGTCGCAATGAAACAGAGGAGGACTTCAGTGCCATCACTTACATGCTTTTTGCCAAGTTTAGTGACTTGATTGACAG TGCAAATAAATCCGAGTTTATGAGGGACTGTGAGAGAAATTACTCCATGTGGACCTTCTCTGGAGGCTTCAGAACCTGGGTCAAAATGTCATTATTGACAACATCTGGGGTAAAAAATGAAGCTGTCGAGTTTCGACAAGAG TCTTCTGTGGTGAAATTCAACGATAAAAGGCCTGAAGGGGCACAAACCGATCAGCTCTACTTTGCTGTCTTTGAGTGGCGAGATCCTTTTATGCAGGAAATCCGACTG ATAGTGACTGCGAATGCCTGGAGCTCTATAGCCATCCTCTGTGGGGTCTTCATGGCTCTCTTCAAAGCTGCCAATTTTGCCAAACTCACTATTAAGTGGACTATCAAGATGCGCAAGAGGCATCTGAGGAATAAATCACGGGAACTGAACAATGTAACCTGA